A genomic segment from Flavobacterium sp. 9R encodes:
- a CDS encoding transketolase — protein MNHNIEKKAADNIRALAIAMVEKAKSGHPGGAMGGADFLHVLYTEYIKFDPSDMEWIFRDRFFMDAGHLSALLYAQYYLLGHYEKSDLENFRQWKSVTPGHPEVDVKRGIENTSGPLGQGHVMGIGAAIAAKFLAARFTGLFDHKIYGFITDGGIQEEISQGAGRIAGHLGLNNFIMFYDSNNVQLSSMTDEVTTEDTAKKYEAWGWNVLTIDAHNYIEIKKALDFANAQTEKPTLIIGNTIMGKGCVTAQGEMYEGECELHGKPIGATKADFTKTLLNLGANPEDPFAKFEAVDAYYQTVLAEKRQEAATKKEAYKNWENQNPALAQKLNAFFSGKTPELDFGSIIQKNNAATRDASAAVLSYLAEKVENMIVSSADLSNSDKTDGFLKKTTVLQKNNFKGAFLQAGVAELTMAAIANGMALHGGVIPVVATFFVFSDYMKPAIRLSAIQELPVKYVWTHDSFRVGEDGPTHQPIEQEAQIRLVEKIKNHSGRQSFLALRPADAIETSVAWEMAMQNTTSPTGLILSRQEISSIPTQGDSYAAASQAKKGGYLVKKVSQPDITLVANGSEVATLLDAATILEKETALKINVASVISEGLFRNQSIEYQESILPSNQLTFGLTAGLPVNLQALVGSRGKVFGLEHFGYSAPAQVLDEKFGFTSQNIANEIKNYLSEQNYSTQK, from the coding sequence ATGAATCATAATATTGAAAAAAAAGCTGCCGATAACATTCGAGCACTAGCGATAGCAATGGTCGAAAAGGCCAAATCAGGTCATCCAGGAGGAGCTATGGGTGGAGCCGATTTTTTGCACGTCTTATATACAGAATATATAAAGTTTGACCCTAGCGATATGGAATGGATCTTTAGAGATCGCTTTTTTATGGATGCAGGTCATCTTTCCGCTTTATTATATGCACAATACTATTTACTAGGCCACTACGAAAAATCGGATTTGGAAAATTTTAGACAATGGAAATCTGTTACACCTGGTCATCCAGAAGTTGATGTAAAAAGAGGCATAGAAAACACCTCTGGACCACTAGGACAAGGACACGTTATGGGAATTGGAGCCGCCATTGCCGCAAAATTCCTAGCAGCACGATTTACAGGCCTTTTTGATCATAAAATTTACGGTTTCATTACTGATGGTGGCATACAAGAGGAAATTTCACAGGGCGCAGGAAGAATTGCTGGACACTTAGGCCTGAATAATTTCATTATGTTCTATGATTCTAATAATGTTCAACTGTCGTCTATGACTGATGAAGTTACAACAGAAGATACCGCCAAAAAATATGAAGCCTGGGGATGGAATGTACTAACAATCGATGCACATAATTATATCGAAATCAAAAAAGCACTAGACTTTGCCAATGCTCAAACCGAAAAACCTACACTGATTATTGGTAACACCATTATGGGGAAAGGTTGTGTAACAGCCCAAGGTGAAATGTATGAAGGAGAATGCGAACTGCACGGAAAACCAATTGGTGCAACCAAAGCCGATTTTACCAAAACATTACTAAATCTTGGAGCCAATCCCGAAGATCCTTTTGCAAAATTCGAAGCCGTAGACGCTTACTACCAAACCGTCCTTGCCGAAAAAAGACAAGAAGCCGCTACAAAAAAAGAAGCCTATAAAAATTGGGAAAACCAAAACCCTGCTTTGGCTCAAAAACTTAACGCATTCTTTTCGGGAAAAACACCTGAACTCGATTTTGGCAGTATCATTCAAAAAAACAATGCAGCTACTAGAGACGCCTCGGCAGCAGTACTGAGTTATTTAGCAGAAAAGGTAGAAAACATGATTGTATCCTCAGCCGATTTATCCAACAGTGATAAAACGGATGGCTTTTTGAAAAAAACAACTGTACTGCAAAAAAACAATTTCAAAGGTGCCTTTTTACAAGCTGGAGTAGCCGAATTAACAATGGCTGCTATCGCAAATGGTATGGCTTTGCATGGAGGTGTGATTCCAGTAGTAGCAACTTTTTTTGTGTTTTCCGATTATATGAAACCTGCCATTCGACTATCGGCTATTCAAGAACTACCTGTAAAATATGTTTGGACTCACGATTCCTTTAGGGTTGGTGAAGATGGACCAACCCATCAACCTATCGAACAAGAAGCTCAGATACGATTAGTTGAAAAAATAAAAAACCATTCAGGTCGTCAAAGTTTTCTAGCCTTACGTCCTGCAGATGCTATAGAAACATCAGTAGCTTGGGAAATGGCGATGCAAAACACCACTAGCCCAACTGGATTAATTTTATCACGACAAGAAATTAGCAGTATTCCAACCCAAGGCGACTCATACGCAGCAGCAAGTCAAGCAAAAAAAGGAGGCTATTTGGTAAAAAAGGTAAGCCAACCCGATATAACATTGGTTGCAAATGGTTCAGAAGTAGCAACTCTACTAGACGCCGCTACTATTCTTGAAAAAGAGACTGCTCTTAAAATCAATGTAGCCTCAGTCATTTCTGAAGGACTTTTTAGAAACCAATCCATCGAATATCAAGAAAGCATTCTTCCAAGCAATCAATTAACTTTTGGATTAACCGCTGGTCTTCCCGTAAATCTTCAAGCATTGGTCGGATCAAGAGGAAAAGTCTTTGGTTTAGAACACTTTGGCTATTCGGCTCCTGCCCAAGTATTGGACGAGAAATTCGGGTTCACAAGCCAAAATATTGCTAACGAAATCAAAAACTATTTATCAGAACAAAATTATTCAACTCAAAAATAA
- the fsa gene encoding fructose-6-phosphate aldolase — MKFFIDTANLKDIKEANDLGILDGVTTNPSLMAKEGITGAENILAHYVKICELVDGDVSAEVIATDFEGMVAEGEKLAALHPQIVVKIPMIKEGIKAIKYFTNKGIKTNCTLVFSAGQALLAAKAGATYVSPFIGRLDDVSTDGMTLIEDIRLIYDNYGFETQILAASVRNVMHIVNCAKTGADVITGPLSAIEGLLKHPLTDIGLATFLADYQKGNS; from the coding sequence ATGAAATTTTTTATTGATACTGCCAATCTAAAAGATATTAAAGAAGCCAACGATCTTGGCATTTTAGATGGGGTAACCACTAATCCATCATTGATGGCCAAAGAAGGAATTACAGGAGCGGAAAACATCTTGGCTCACTATGTAAAAATTTGTGAATTAGTAGATGGCGATGTAAGTGCCGAAGTTATTGCCACAGATTTTGAAGGCATGGTTGCCGAAGGCGAAAAGTTAGCCGCTTTGCATCCTCAAATAGTAGTAAAAATTCCGATGATCAAAGAAGGAATCAAAGCTATAAAATACTTTACAAATAAAGGAATAAAGACCAATTGCACCTTGGTCTTCTCTGCAGGACAAGCTCTGTTAGCGGCAAAAGCTGGTGCAACGTACGTTTCTCCTTTCATAGGACGCTTAGATGATGTCTCTACAGACGGTATGACTTTAATTGAAGATATCCGATTAATTTATGACAACTACGGCTTTGAAACTCAAATTTTAGCAGCCTCCGTTCGCAACGTAATGCACATTGTAAATTGTGCAAAAACAGGAGCCGATGTAATTACAGGACCATTGAGTGCCATTGAGGGATTATTAAAACACCCCTTAACCGACATTGGACTAGCTACCTTTTTGGCTGATTATCAAAAAGGCAATAGCTAA
- a CDS encoding SusC/RagA family TonB-linked outer membrane protein, with the protein MKTKSLKTMHFRLFFLLLLVPFFVQAQNKLSGTVVDNTTKQPIPGANLVVKGSKVSTSTDFSGAFQLSSVSKGDQIVVSFVGFKSQTVIYSGQSSLTVLLQEQDNELKEVVVQVGYGSVKRKDATGSVTTLATKDFNKGVNVSTENMLTGRVAGLSINSSGAPGSLSEIRIRGGSSLFASNDPLIVIDGLPLENTTNTGSASFLASLNPSTVESMTVLKDASATAIYGSRASNGVIIITTKKGSKTLSVDYNVQFGAGELVNTVDVLSPTAFRNTIAQVRPQDLDKLGTANTNWQEAIYRNTGLVDQNLAVRGSLFGVIPTSLTLGNTDQQGLRITNEFKRNTVGLVMNPSFFENHLKVKLSANYANERNRFTDAVEGAAIGFDPTQPIRVEGAPYGGFFEYTSGVDANGNYPLIAIAARNPVAQLLQTNDRGKSNRLFGNFEIDYKFHFLPSLRAVVNLGFDESNGERRRLVSANAGSAPSNNNIPFGTDEYSESTRRNKLIDAYFVYNKTFNDFNVELTGGHSYQKFESNRFDTGNILNPDLPSTFPETTLNTDVVLLGFFGRSNINFKNKYLLTLSYRRDGSSRFEKESRWGNFPSAAFAWKVKEDFFKDSNVVSDLKLRLSYGITGQQDIPDPNGYLEKYDLGGGNSQYQFGNAYFPIALPSKRTKNLKWEETVSYNAGLDFGVFNNVITGAVDVFYKEAKDLLVNAAISDGSNFSNRVYQNVGSFTTKGIEFTLNASPIKTENFNWNVNFNASKFERRIKDLVYGTDIYVGDNIAGTGTPGQIFREGYTPYSFYVYKQLYDTNGKAIEGAFADLNGDNIKNDSDRYIYNNPDPDVTLGFASTMNYKDIDFSFNLRASIGNRIFNAVDASRAQYEAMENGGILSNVPSSILDTNFQTTSNVLLSDIYIENASYLKMDNVTLGYTFRKIMNESTSLRMFTGVQNVFVLTKYSGLDPEITNNGVDKTIYPRQRTILFGLNLKF; encoded by the coding sequence ATGAAAACAAAAAGTTTGAAAACAATGCATTTCAGATTGTTCTTTTTACTGCTCCTTGTTCCGTTTTTTGTTCAGGCACAAAACAAATTGTCTGGAACGGTGGTTGATAATACAACCAAACAACCAATTCCTGGAGCCAATCTAGTTGTTAAGGGTTCTAAAGTTAGTACGTCTACTGATTTTTCTGGAGCTTTTCAGCTGTCTAGTGTGAGTAAAGGAGATCAAATCGTAGTGTCGTTTGTGGGTTTTAAATCACAAACCGTGATTTATTCTGGACAAAGTTCGCTTACTGTTCTTTTGCAAGAACAAGACAATGAACTTAAGGAGGTAGTAGTGCAAGTAGGATATGGTTCTGTAAAAAGAAAAGATGCTACAGGTTCTGTAACTACTTTGGCTACCAAAGATTTTAACAAAGGGGTAAACGTTTCTACCGAAAATATGCTTACTGGTAGAGTAGCAGGTTTGTCTATCAATTCATCAGGAGCACCTGGTTCTTTATCCGAAATTAGAATTAGAGGGGGAAGTTCGTTATTTGCAAGTAATGACCCATTGATTGTTATTGATGGTTTGCCTCTTGAAAACACGACCAACACGGGTTCAGCTTCATTTTTGGCTTCTTTGAATCCAAGTACAGTTGAGTCGATGACGGTTTTGAAAGATGCTTCGGCAACTGCTATTTACGGTTCACGTGCATCAAACGGGGTAATTATTATCACGACTAAAAAGGGAAGCAAAACCCTTTCTGTAGACTACAATGTGCAGTTTGGTGCAGGTGAGTTGGTTAATACCGTTGATGTATTGAGCCCAACAGCTTTTAGAAATACCATCGCTCAAGTACGTCCACAAGATTTAGATAAATTAGGCACAGCCAATACCAACTGGCAAGAGGCAATTTACCGCAATACTGGTTTAGTAGATCAAAATCTAGCGGTTAGAGGAAGTCTTTTCGGTGTGATTCCAACAAGTTTAACTTTAGGAAATACCGATCAACAAGGGTTGCGTATTACCAATGAGTTCAAAAGAAATACGGTAGGTTTGGTTATGAACCCGTCTTTTTTTGAAAATCATTTAAAGGTGAAACTTTCTGCTAATTATGCCAATGAAAGAAACCGTTTTACAGATGCAGTTGAAGGTGCCGCTATTGGTTTTGATCCTACACAACCCATTCGTGTTGAAGGTGCTCCTTATGGTGGGTTTTTTGAGTATACTTCTGGTGTAGATGCCAACGGAAATTATCCGTTAATTGCTATTGCAGCAAGAAACCCTGTAGCGCAGTTGCTTCAAACGAATGATCGTGGAAAGAGCAATAGACTTTTTGGGAATTTTGAAATCGATTATAAATTTCACTTTTTGCCTTCATTGAGAGCTGTGGTGAATCTTGGTTTTGATGAATCGAATGGAGAAAGACGTCGTTTGGTAAGTGCCAATGCTGGTTCGGCCCCATCCAATAATAATATTCCTTTCGGAACAGATGAGTACTCTGAATCTACAAGAAGAAATAAGTTGATCGATGCCTATTTTGTGTATAATAAGACTTTTAATGATTTTAATGTTGAACTAACAGGCGGACATTCGTATCAAAAATTCGAATCCAATCGATTCGATACCGGTAACATCTTAAACCCAGATCTACCCTCGACTTTCCCTGAAACTACTTTGAATACGGATGTCGTACTGTTAGGCTTTTTTGGAAGATCCAACATTAATTTCAAAAACAAATATTTATTGACCTTGTCTTATCGTCGTGACGGTTCTTCTCGATTTGAAAAAGAAAGCCGTTGGGGGAATTTCCCTTCTGCTGCTTTTGCTTGGAAAGTAAAAGAAGATTTCTTTAAAGACAGTAATGTGGTTTCCGATTTGAAATTGCGTTTGAGCTATGGTATTACTGGACAACAAGATATTCCTGATCCAAATGGTTATTTAGAGAAATACGATTTAGGTGGAGGTAATTCACAATACCAATTTGGTAATGCTTATTTTCCAATTGCTTTGCCAAGCAAACGTACCAAAAACTTAAAATGGGAGGAAACCGTTTCGTACAACGCGGGTCTTGATTTTGGGGTATTCAACAATGTAATCACGGGTGCGGTAGATGTGTTTTATAAAGAAGCCAAAGATTTATTGGTAAATGCGGCTATCTCTGACGGAAGTAATTTCTCTAACCGTGTGTACCAAAACGTAGGTTCATTCACAACCAAAGGAATTGAGTTTACCTTGAACGCTAGTCCGATTAAAACAGAAAATTTCAATTGGAATGTCAATTTTAATGCAAGTAAATTCGAGCGAAGAATCAAAGATTTAGTGTACGGAACAGATATTTATGTAGGCGATAACATTGCAGGAACGGGAACACCAGGTCAGATTTTTAGAGAAGGATATACGCCGTATTCTTTTTATGTGTACAAACAATTGTATGATACCAACGGAAAAGCTATTGAAGGTGCTTTTGCTGATTTGAATGGAGATAACATCAAAAATGATTCAGACCGCTACATCTATAACAACCCAGATCCAGATGTGACCTTAGGCTTTGCTTCTACAATGAATTACAAAGACATTGATTTCTCTTTCAACTTAAGAGCGAGTATAGGAAACCGAATTTTCAACGCAGTAGACGCTTCTAGAGCGCAATATGAGGCGATGGAAAATGGTGGAATTTTAAGCAATGTTCCTTCTTCTATTTTAGATACAAATTTCCAAACCACTTCAAATGTATTGTTGTCTGATATTTATATCGAAAATGCTTCCTACCTGAAAATGGATAACGTAACCTTAGGCTATACTTTTAGAAAAATAATGAACGAAAGCACTAGTTTGAGAATGTTTACAGGAGTTCAAAATGTTTTTGTCTTGACAAAATACAGTGGTTTAGACCCTGAGATTACTAATAATGGCGTCGATAAAACCATTTATCCTAGACAGCGTACTATTCTATTTGGTCTTAATCTTAAATTTTAA
- a CDS encoding TonB-dependent receptor, which yields MITNQRLFFFNNSLLLKKEWLVALLIILFSSYTVSAQQLNEIKGIVTSGTDNLPLVGVNVALKGAKGVTSTGFDGEFTIKASSNDVLVFSFVGFKNQEVQVGSNTYLKVTLREDVNSLNEVVVVGYGTQKKSDLTGAVSVVKMEDAKKTVTYDVAKMMQGQVAGVTVQSSGEPGGFVNIKIRGINSFSNNNPLFVIDGMIVDSPYDFATGEIESMQVLKDASSAAIYGVRGANGVVIITTKKGKLGKLDIKYKSLIGFQNVAKKWSLTDRLGYQKVTSAAEVNAGLTIAPGNDPNSASYINNVNTNWQDAAFGTGIIENHSLTFNGGAESLGYNLNVDYFKNKGYVNTPQDYTRYSTTLNLHGKKGNFKYGSKIAFTQSDKENFNEYNGGQTPISDLLGAVPTMPVRDPNRLGGYGGTDNLTQRAISMNVIGYNSLITNNSKRNRFVGDIWGEYEIIKGLKYKIDASFDILNWQNRKFVPPSDLGWYYITTNDEASLDVSTGSQTRTFLNNLLTYNVDINKHKIDALAGWVQERNDNYNHWSRGVGYLPGEISHLEYADATSAGEYENTVTNISYLSRLNYAYDDRYLLTVNFRQDKTSLFSEENNTGNFYSFSAGWKISNEKFLKLPEWVSNIKLRGGYGILGNNTIGPYAYSPTINAFAGYNFNNELAPGTTVVSAIDPNVHWEETKTTNVALELGFLDNALQFTAEYYEKKSTDLLIGVPLPFSTGAFPASVVTNAGAVKNNGLEFTASYNNNKNEFKYTISANLGTMKNKVLQIGLDGNPIYGAASKTEVGRSIGEIYAYQTVGIFKDAADIAASPTQVNAAPGDVKFKDVNGDGMISDLDRTYQGVTIPKYSYGLNFSASYKNWDLSMFWQGAGGHKVFNAMYRNLMVGQYGNHHTDMLNYWTPTNTNTNVPRPVIGDPNANSRDSNRFIEKGDYIKLQTMQIGYQIPLEGIKFIQKAKIFANGQNLLILSKYKGYDPDFNSNDGLFSRGYDAGSFPNPRTVSLGIEVEF from the coding sequence ATGATAACAAACCAAAGATTGTTTTTTTTCAACAATTCATTATTGTTAAAAAAAGAATGGCTAGTGGCGTTACTAATCATACTGTTCTCTTCTTATACAGTATCTGCGCAACAGCTTAATGAAATAAAGGGAATCGTAACGTCTGGCACAGACAACCTCCCTTTGGTAGGAGTGAATGTAGCCTTGAAGGGTGCAAAAGGAGTAACTTCTACCGGTTTTGACGGAGAGTTTACCATCAAAGCCTCTTCTAATGACGTATTAGTATTCTCATTTGTAGGATTTAAAAACCAAGAGGTACAAGTAGGATCAAATACGTATTTGAAAGTAACGCTAAGAGAAGATGTAAATTCTCTTAACGAAGTAGTAGTGGTAGGCTACGGAACACAAAAGAAATCCGATTTAACCGGTGCGGTGAGTGTTGTAAAAATGGAAGATGCCAAAAAAACCGTTACTTATGATGTTGCTAAGATGATGCAAGGTCAAGTAGCTGGTGTTACAGTACAATCTTCTGGAGAACCTGGAGGTTTTGTAAACATCAAAATTCGTGGTATCAATTCTTTTAGCAACAACAATCCGTTATTTGTAATAGACGGTATGATCGTAGACAGTCCTTATGATTTTGCTACTGGCGAGATCGAGTCAATGCAAGTATTAAAAGACGCTTCATCTGCTGCTATCTACGGAGTTAGAGGAGCCAATGGTGTAGTAATTATTACAACCAAAAAAGGAAAACTAGGCAAACTCGACATTAAATACAAATCATTAATAGGTTTTCAAAATGTAGCCAAAAAATGGTCATTGACAGATCGATTAGGATACCAAAAAGTTACAAGCGCAGCGGAAGTAAATGCGGGATTAACAATAGCACCAGGTAATGATCCTAATAGCGCCTCTTATATTAATAACGTAAATACAAACTGGCAAGATGCCGCTTTTGGAACAGGAATCATCGAAAATCACTCATTAACCTTTAATGGTGGTGCCGAAAGTTTAGGATACAACTTGAATGTTGATTATTTCAAAAACAAAGGATATGTAAACACACCGCAAGATTATACTAGATATTCTACTACTTTGAATTTACACGGCAAAAAAGGAAACTTCAAATACGGATCAAAAATTGCCTTTACACAATCTGACAAAGAAAACTTTAATGAATACAACGGTGGTCAAACGCCTATCTCAGATTTATTAGGAGCGGTACCTACTATGCCAGTTCGTGATCCAAATCGTCTAGGAGGTTATGGTGGTACTGATAACCTAACCCAAAGAGCAATTTCGATGAACGTAATTGGATACAATAGTCTTATTACAAACAACAGCAAACGTAACCGTTTTGTAGGTGACATTTGGGGAGAATATGAAATCATCAAAGGATTGAAATACAAAATTGATGCAAGTTTTGATATCTTAAATTGGCAAAACAGAAAATTCGTTCCACCAAGTGATTTAGGATGGTATTATATTACCACAAATGACGAAGCTTCATTAGACGTTTCTACAGGAAGCCAAACTAGAACTTTCTTAAACAACTTATTAACGTATAACGTTGATATCAATAAACATAAAATAGATGCTTTGGCAGGATGGGTTCAAGAACGCAATGATAATTACAACCACTGGTCAAGAGGTGTTGGCTATTTACCAGGAGAAATCAGTCACTTAGAATATGCTGATGCAACAAGTGCTGGAGAATATGAAAATACAGTAACCAATATTTCATACTTAAGCAGATTGAACTATGCTTATGACGATCGTTATTTGTTAACCGTAAACTTCAGACAAGATAAAACCTCTTTGTTTAGTGAAGAAAACAACACCGGTAACTTTTACTCTTTCTCTGCTGGATGGAAAATTAGCAACGAGAAATTCCTAAAATTACCAGAATGGGTAAGCAATATCAAACTAAGAGGTGGTTATGGAATCTTAGGAAACAACACCATCGGCCCTTATGCCTATTCACCAACAATTAACGCGTTTGCAGGCTATAACTTCAACAATGAATTGGCGCCTGGAACAACAGTAGTTAGTGCCATTGACCCAAATGTTCATTGGGAAGAAACCAAAACAACCAACGTGGCACTTGAATTAGGATTTTTAGACAATGCCCTTCAGTTTACAGCAGAATATTACGAGAAAAAATCAACAGATTTATTGATTGGCGTACCACTACCTTTCTCTACAGGAGCTTTCCCTGCAAGCGTAGTTACAAATGCTGGAGCAGTAAAAAATAATGGTTTAGAATTTACAGCTTCATACAACAATAATAAAAATGAATTTAAGTATACTATTTCAGCGAACTTAGGTACAATGAAAAACAAAGTATTACAAATTGGTTTAGACGGAAATCCAATTTATGGAGCAGCGTCAAAAACAGAAGTAGGTCGTTCTATTGGTGAAATTTATGCTTACCAAACTGTAGGAATTTTTAAAGATGCTGCTGATATAGCTGCTTCACCAACGCAAGTAAATGCTGCACCTGGAGATGTAAAATTCAAAGATGTAAACGGAGACGGAATGATTTCTGACTTAGATAGAACTTATCAAGGCGTTACCATTCCAAAATATAGTTATGGTTTGAACTTTAGTGCTTCATACAAAAATTGGGATCTGTCTATGTTCTGGCAAGGTGCTGGTGGACATAAAGTGTTCAATGCAATGTATCGCAACCTAATGGTAGGACAATATGGAAACCATCATACTGATATGTTGAATTATTGGACACCAACAAATACCAATACTAATGTACCAAGACCAGTAATTGGTGATCCTAATGCCAACTCAAGAGACTCTAATAGATTTATCGAAAAAGGAGATTATATCAAATTACAAACCATGCAAATTGGTTATCAAATTCCTTTAGAAGGCATTAAATTCATTCAAAAAGCAAAAATATTTGCCAACGGACAAAACTTATTGATCTTAAGTAAATACAAAGGGTACGATCCTGATTTTAATAGTAACGATGGATTATTTTCAAGAGGTTATGACGCAGGTTCCTTCCCAAATCCTAGAACCGTTTCATTAGGAATTGAAGTTGAGTTTTAA
- a CDS encoding NUDIX domain-containing protein has translation MLNKYSDTDKILVAVDCIIFGFDAEGLKILLIKRDFEPEKGKWSLIGGFLKNDEVLDSAAIRILNTYTGLNDIYMEQLYAYSEIDRDPVERTISVSYYALINIENHNKELIKNYHAQWFSMAEAPKLIFDHDKMLRNAIRRLRYRTSIKPIGFELLPEKFTMRQLLELYEAILSKELDKRNFISKINSLDILIKLDEKDMQSSRKGSYLYRFDKEKYEEKLLNDFVLNL, from the coding sequence ATGCTCAACAAGTATAGTGATACCGATAAAATTTTAGTAGCAGTAGATTGTATCATTTTTGGTTTTGATGCCGAAGGGTTAAAGATACTTTTGATCAAAAGAGACTTTGAACCTGAGAAAGGGAAGTGGTCTTTGATAGGGGGATTTTTAAAAAATGATGAGGTTTTGGATTCAGCGGCCATCCGTATTTTGAATACTTATACAGGACTGAATGATATTTATATGGAGCAATTGTACGCTTACAGCGAAATTGACCGTGATCCTGTTGAGCGAACAATTTCTGTATCGTATTATGCTTTGATCAATATAGAAAATCATAACAAAGAGTTGATTAAAAATTATCATGCTCAATGGTTTAGCATGGCCGAAGCTCCAAAATTAATTTTTGACCACGACAAAATGTTGCGTAATGCCATCCGAAGATTGCGTTATCGAACTTCGATAAAACCTATAGGTTTTGAACTTTTGCCAGAAAAGTTTACGATGCGACAATTGTTAGAATTGTATGAAGCGATTTTGAGTAAAGAACTCGATAAGCGTAATTTTATAAGTAAAATTAATTCGCTTGATATATTGATAAAACTGGATGAAAAAGACATGCAATCTTCACGAAAAGGTTCTTACTTGTATCGTTTTGATAAAGAAAAGTATGAAGAAAAACTCCTGAATGATTTTGTTCTTAATCTATAA
- a CDS encoding GntR family transcriptional regulator, with amino-acid sequence MKYITVQNNQGVPKYKQIIQSIEKAIESEKLVKGDQLPSVNKVCLAHDLSRDTVLQAYDELKKRGIVFAIPGKGYYIKSVEINIKQKIFLLFDELNIFKEDLYNSFLENIGKNVQVDIFFHHFNFQFFQKVIAENNGNYTKYIIMPTAFEEAHTTIKNLPVNDVYILDQTNSDLFSYPSIHQNFIQNIYDGLLEGKSRLDKYKKLIIIFPGFREPLGMKIGFLNFCKDFGFEDEVITEFKHRSITPGEVYVIPSDRDLVRVIEKAKSQQLTIGQDYGIISYNETPLKKIVENGITTISTDFEQMGKILAEMILKGRKEQIENTCKLLLRSSL; translated from the coding sequence ATGAAATACATCACTGTCCAAAACAACCAAGGCGTACCCAAATACAAACAAATAATTCAATCGATTGAGAAAGCCATCGAATCGGAAAAATTAGTCAAAGGAGATCAACTGCCTTCGGTAAATAAAGTGTGTTTAGCACACGATTTGTCTCGAGACACTGTACTACAAGCTTATGATGAATTAAAGAAGCGAGGCATTGTATTTGCTATACCTGGCAAAGGTTATTACATAAAAAGTGTGGAAATAAATATCAAACAAAAAATATTTTTACTCTTTGACGAATTGAATATTTTCAAGGAAGATTTGTACAATTCATTTTTAGAAAATATCGGAAAAAACGTTCAGGTTGACATTTTTTTTCATCATTTTAATTTTCAATTTTTTCAAAAAGTCATCGCAGAAAATAATGGCAACTACACCAAATATATTATTATGCCCACCGCTTTTGAAGAAGCGCATACCACAATAAAAAACCTACCAGTAAATGATGTCTATATATTAGATCAAACCAATTCTGATTTATTTTCCTACCCTTCAATTCATCAAAACTTTATTCAAAACATTTATGATGGCCTTTTGGAAGGAAAATCTAGATTGGATAAGTACAAAAAGCTCATTATCATCTTCCCGGGATTTAGAGAACCGCTGGGTATGAAAATCGGCTTTTTAAACTTTTGCAAGGACTTTGGATTTGAGGATGAAGTAATTACAGAGTTCAAACACCGAAGCATCACGCCTGGTGAAGTCTACGTCATTCCAAGTGATCGCGATTTGGTAAGGGTAATTGAAAAGGCAAAATCACAACAGCTTACTATAGGTCAAGACTACGGAATCATTTCGTATAATGAAACGCCACTAAAGAAAATTGTCGAAAACGGCATTACGACCATCTCCACTGATTTTGAACAAATGGGTAAAATTTTAGCAGAAATGATTTTGAAAGGGCGAAAGGAACAAATAGAAAACACATGTAAATTGCTATTGAGAAGTTCGCTTTAG